In Ralstonia pseudosolanacearum, the DNA window AAATAGCCGAGTTCAGCCCGTCAGTTCGCCATTGGGAGCTCCCCGGAAATCGGCGATGAGCCTTTCGTTTTGTGCCTGGGCGATCCGAAACGGGGTATGCCGCATAGGGGATCAGCAAGACAACGTTGTGGCGGCAGTTGACCGAGCGGTAGTCGGGTTCGCTCTGCGTCAATGACCCGATAACGGCCTACGACATCGAGTCACCCGCAGGTACCTTGCGCCGCGCACGTCGCGGCTGGTCGGTCCCGTCGCGCTTTCCCGTGCCCGCGCGGGCTGAAGGCGCGGCACGCAACTGCTGCTCCAGATGCGCCAGCAGCGCCTGCGCAGCCCGCCCCAACGGCACGGCCTTCGGCCAGCAGGCCACGACGAGCAGGCGGTCGCCCTGTCGTTGCGGCAGAGGGACACAGCGCACACCGTCCACGCCGAGCGCGGCGGGCGCCGGCAGCGTGGTCGCCGCAAGGCCCAGGCGCGCCGCCTCCAGGAGCACCGATGGGTTCTCTGCCTCGATCACAACCTGCGGACGCATGTGCAGCGTCTGCGCGTGCTGCTCGACCAGGGCGCGCTGGTGGTATCCGGGTGGGAACAGGGCCAGGGGCTGCTGCAGCAGTTCGCGCCAGGTCAGGCTGCCGTTTTGCCCAAGGGGCGACGACTTCGCCACGATGGCCACGTTATCCAGTTCCT includes these proteins:
- a CDS encoding LysR family transcriptional regulator, which encodes MNLRRLEVFVTVATAGSFSAAADRLCIAQSAVSVAIRDLEAELGSKLFVRGARAVALTESGRLLLARSEPALRQLKEAAQEVIDLEQLEVGQVRIAAPVVVTQYSLAQPLATFAAKHRGIRLRVVQAGARQIEGLVQRHEVDLGIVADRQFPHELESRLLQELDNVAIVAKSSPLGQNGSLTWRELLQQPLALFPPGYHQRALVEQHAQTLHMRPQVVIEAENPSVLLEAARLGLAATTLPAPAALGVDGVRCVPLPQRQGDRLLVVACWPKAVPLGRAAQALLAHLEQQLRAAPSARAGTGKRDGTDQPRRARRKVPAGDSMS